ACTCTGAAATGTGACAAATATCTTAGATGGATCATCAATAAATTGAGCCAACTTCTTTTTTACACTCGAGGGTTTCTTGTAAGATCGAAAATAAGTTAATTGTGTGTCTTTTGAGTAGTGAAAGGTTCCTTTTTTAATTTCGAGATGCTCAGATAATGAAGAAAGTAAAAACTGACTCTTATCCCGAAATCGATAGGAAATATTCTTTTTGAGCAAGTCCTCATGCTCATTAAAATAATTTACTAGCGTAGATTTTCTTACACTCATAGGAGTGTGATATCTTCTCACATATTTTTTTGTACCAGCAAGCATAGCGCTTTGCTGCTGTAGCCTTTTAAAGCTTGGTCTATTTGGGTCAGGTTCCTTTCCTATAAGCTTGAGCAGCTTTTGATAGTATACTTTAAGTGTTCTATCTTCATTAAACTTCTCCCATGAGCCACGCAATACGGGCATGCCATTGATAAAGAAATCTTCAGGAGCCGTAGCTCTCATTAAGAAGAAGTCATCATTAAAAACCACAAAATGCTCAGATAGATTTGGGATTCTATAGAGCATTATCTCTATAGAAATAGAGTTGAAACTAGGTAAAGCTTCTTCATAATCTTTAAAAATCACTGTGTGATCTATAATTTTTAGGTTGACACCTTGTTTTTGAGCCTTTATAGATAAGTCTTCAAAATCTTGTGGTACCTGATTGTCGGTAACGACATATATGTTTTTAATAAACGGAGCAAACTTGATAATGGATGCAATTGCAATCTGCACTTCGCCTATGGCGTTGTAGCGAGTACTCTCTGCTTTTTTAGAGAAATCAATCTTAGTATCTAGATACGAATTGATTTTATATTGCCATGTTAAGTCATCACCATTTACCCACGTGATAACCGCATCTATGTTCATATCATTAGTTTGCTCCGTTGTCATATTATACTGCTACGTCGTACTCTCTTAAGGCATCATTGAGAGATGTCTTTTTATTAGTGCTCTCTTTACGTTTGCCTATAATTAGTGCACAAGGAACTTGGTACTCTCCCGCAGCAAATTTCTTAGTATAACTTCCAGGTATTACTACAGACCTCGCAGGTACGCGCCCCTTCATTTCTACAGGTTCATCACCAGTAACATCAATAATTTTTGTGCTCATTGTAAGTACTACGTTTGCGCCTAAAACAGCTTCTTTCTCAACGTGTACACCTTCTACTACGATACATCTAGATCCTATAAAAGCACCATCTTCTATAATTACAGGAGATGCTTGTAGTGGTTCAAGAACACCACCTATACCTACACCACCACTTAGGTGTACGTTTTTACCTATTTGTGCACAGCTTCCTACAGTTGCCCATGTATCTACCATAGTTCCCTCATCTACATAAGCTCCTATGTTTACATAACTAGGCATTAAGATTACTCCCTTAGAGATATAAGCTCCGTGACGTGCAACAGCATTAGGCACTACACGAATACCGCGATTTGCAAAGTCTCTCTTTAAAGGAATTTTATCGTGATATTCAAAGATTCCAGCTTCCAGAGTTTCCATCTTTTGGATAGGGAAATAAAGTACAACCGCCTTTTTTACCCACTCATTTACTTGCCATCCGTCTTCTGTAGGTTCTGCAACACGTAGCGTACCACGGTCTAGCATGTCTACTACCTCACGTATAGCATTAATAGTTACTGGATTTGTAAGGAGCGAGCGATCTTCCCAAGCTTCTTCGATGATGTTTCTAAGTTGTGTCATTTGATATTTTTAAGCGCTGAGTAAGGTATGTTAACTCTTCTCAGTAATCGTTAATGGATGTTCAAAGATAAAGTTTCAAATGCTTTTTGATGGTTTCTAGTGGGGCAAAACTCAAACAAGTTAAGGCTTTCTTGTTATATATAAAACAAGTGGTACACTCTCGTAATGTGGATTGAGAAGCTATGAAGTTACTTAGCTGGTAAAAGATAGACTGCTCTGTAAGTAGCTACTTTTTTGTAATTGCAAGACCTTGCTATTATGAAAGCTATTGCGATGCACAACCTTATAGCTTGTTTTTCCTTATTTTTGCACAAATTTTATAGATGGCACGCATCATTGCAATAGATTACGGAACAAAGCGCACTGGTATCGCAGTGACAGACGAGTTGCAGATGATCGCTTCAGGTCTTACAACGGTTGAAACAAAAGATATTTTCATCTTTTTGAAGAAATATCTTTCAGAAGAGAAGGTGGAGGCTATGGTGATAGGTGAGCCTAAGCGCATGAATAATGAGGCGAGTGATGTGGAGGTAGACATTGTACGCTTTCGCGAAAGCGTAGAAAAAAAACATCCAGAGTTAACCATCATTAGACAAGATGAAAGGTTTACCTCAAAGATGGCTTTCCAGACCATGTTAGACAGTGGTATCGGTAAAAAGAAAAGACAAAATAAAGCACTTGTAGATCAAATAAGTGCAACGATTATCCTTCAGGATTACCTGTATAATAAGTAGATATGATTATACCAATTGTGGCGTACGGAGATCCCGTACTTAAGAAAAAAGCAAAAGATATTACTCCGGAGTATCCTAAATTTAGCGAGCTCATAGAGAATATGTATGATACGATGTATGAAGCTCACGGTGTTGGGCTTGCAGCACCTCAAATAGGTTTACCTATACGTGTGTTTCTAGTAGATACAACACCGTTTGCAGAAGATGAAAGCTATACTCCAGAAGAGCAGGAACAGCTTGCAAATTTCAAGAAAACCTTTGTAAATGCAGAGATTCTTGAAGAAGAAGGAGAGGAGTGGGCATTTTCTGAAGGCTGCTTGAGCATACCTGGTATTAATGAAGATGTTTTTAGAAAACCTAAGGTGACTATCAGGTATCAAGATGAGAACTTTAAAGAGTACACAGAGACTTATGATGGACTTATTGCTCGAGTAATCCAGCATGAGTATGATCATATAGAAGGGGTCCTTTTTACAGATAAACTCTCAAGTCTTAAAAAGCGTTTAATAAAAGGAAAGCTTGTAAATATCTCAAAAGGTAAGTGTAATGCAGAGTATCGCATGCGTTTTCCAGCAGCGTCAAAAAAGCGCTAGTATTCTTAAAGTCTCGTGTAAAGATTAACGAATCCTTGCAAACAAAATTTGTAAATATGTATCGCAAAGTGCATCTTTGCCACCCAATTTGAATAACATATGAGTTTAGATAAAGTAATTGCAATCGCTGGAAAGCCTGGAATATATGAGTTAAAGCAACAAACACGCAGTGGTTTTGTGGCAGAATCTCTAGTAGATGGTAAGAGAATTACCGTAGGTATTCGTCATAACGTAAGTGTACTTTCTGAAATTGCTATCTACACCTTAAGTGAGGAGAAGCCACTTAGAGAGGTGTTACAAGCCATAAAAGACAAGGAAAATGGAGCGCCTACTATTAATCATAAGGTCTCAAAAGATGAACTTGAAGAGTTTTTCTTCAATGTGATTCCAGATTATGATGAGGATCGTGTATATGCTAGTGACATTAAGAAAGTAGTACAGTGGTACAACATTTTACAAGCAAAAGATATGCTTAACTTTGACGCGCCAGCAGCTCCCGCAGCAGCAAGCGAAGAAGAGGAATAGTGCATAACTTTTTATAATATTAAAAAGCCTTTACAGTTTATTTGTAAAGGCTTTTTTAGTTTTAAAGATGAGTACGCTTTCGCGAAAATGTGACAAGCACCCACACCATAAATAACATTAAATTCAGGTAATAGTAAATTATTGCTGCAATTACCACCCTGACTATGAATACAAGAGAGACGCAATTAAAAGCCTTTGATAGATTACTAACCATAATGGACGAACTACGCGTAGGTTGTCCTTGGGATAAAAAGCAAACCATGGAAAGCTTGCGTCACCTCACCATTGAGGAAACCTATGAGCTAGGCGATGCTATTCTTGATAATGATCTAGAAGAGGTGAAAAAGGAGCTTGGTGATCTTTTGTTACACATTGTGTTCTATGCCAAAATAGGAAGCGAGACTAAGGATTTTGATATCGCAGATGTAGCAAATAGTATTTCTGATAAACTAGTTTCTCGCCATCCACACATTTATGGAGATGTTGATGTGGCAGATGCAAAAGAAGTAGAGCGCAACTGGGAAAAACTTAAGCTTAAAGAGGGTAAGAAGTCTGTACTAGAAGGAGTTCCAAAGGGATTGCCAGCACTAGTAAAAGCCAGTCGAATTCAAGATAAAGTTGCTGGCGTAGGTTTTGACTGGGAAGAACCACAGCAGGTATTTGAAAAGGTGCAAGAAGAACTTGAGGAGCTACAACACGAAGTAAATGAGAATAATCAAGAAAAGATTGAAGCCGAATTTGGTGATGTGCTGTTCTCAATGATTAACTACGCACGGTTCTTAAAAGTAGATCCGGAAAGCGCACTAGAACGCACCAATAAGAAATTTATAAAACGCTTTCAATATTTAGAAGGTAAAGCAAAGGAACTTGGAAAAGACTTTTCAGACATGACACTGGCAGAAATGGATGCTTTCTGGGAAGAGGCTAAGAAATTGTAATCGATTTATAACAATGTATTTAAAGTTCTTTTAGAGTCTGATATATTTTATTTCTAGATGGAAAGTGCTTTGAATTTTAATTAAACTTCAACTTCAACTTCAACTTCAACTTCAACTTCAACTTGAGGGCTACTTCCCTCACTCAAACATCCTGTTCCCTCAATCTAGGTTTTTAAAAGGTGATCTCTACTATAATTTCACCTCACAATTAAAAACCAAAGGATATGAAAACACTTACCACATTCATAACGCTACTCCTCTTAACTATAGGAGTACAAGCTCAAGAAATAACAATTTCAGGAAACGTATCAAATGATAGCGAACCTCTTCCAGGAGCTAATGTTCTTATAAAAAACAGTAAGATAGGCGTTGTGTCCGACTTTGATGGAAACTACGAGATTAAAGCTGCTGCTACAGATACATTAGTCTTTACCTACGTTGGCTATAATTCAAAAGAGGTTCCTGTGAATTCTCAGACTACTATAAATGTCATTTTAGAATACAGTAGTGAGCTAGATGAAGTAGTGGTTACAGCTATGGGTGTAAGAAGGGAGAAGAAAGTTTTAGGATATGCTGTTTCTACCGTTTCTTCAAAACTCGAAGGGAAAGTTGCTGGAATACATATTACAGATGGAAAACCTTCACCTGGAATTTCTCAGAATGATCCTGCGTATGGCCAACTAACAGCGGGTGAACTAAATGACGTAGAGAAATACGCTGAGTTTGTAAAAATTTACAACTCTGGTGAAGCAAAGGAAATCGCAAAGAAATGGGAATTTAATCACAAAGGTAGAACTGATATTCAAGTAACGGATATCAGCGGACTGCCAGTAGCAAACGTAGGTGTTGCTATTTATAAAAATAATAACCTCTTGATGAAAGGATTAACAGATGCATCAGGAATGAGTATGCTATTTAAAGGGAAGAATAATCCAACAGATACTTATTTAGTGCAACTATATTATAGTGGAAATATAGAAGGAAAGAAAATCTCTAGAAATCAGAAACAAGTCTCTTTTGTAATTAATGAACATCAAGCCAGTAATGCGATCGACATATTATTTGCAGTAGATGCTACAGGTTCCATGGGTGATGAGATTGCATATCTTAAGTCAGAACTCAAAAATATAATGAGCAGGATAGACGCAAGTGTTGAGCAAAAGAGAGTAGCGCTTACGGTGTACAGAGACCATGGTGATGATTATGTAACCCGTGCAATAGATTTTAGTAGCGATGTAAATGAAGTAAAAGACTTCCTTTCGGCGCAGCATGCAGCTGGTGGTGGAGATTATGAAGAAGCGGTTGAGGAGGCGCTTAAGGTATCATTATCACAATCATGGAACAAAAAGGCAAAAGCGAGAATACTCTTTTTAATGCTAGATGCTCCGCCTCATTTTAATCAAGAAAATGTTGCCATGATTAAAAGCCAAATTGCAAAAGCAAGAGAGCAGGGTATAAAAATTATTCCAGTAGTTGCCAGTGGAGCAAATAAGGAAGTAGAGTTTTTAATGAGATCCTTTAGTGTGTCAACTAGTGGAACATTTGTGTTCTTAACTGACGATAGTGGTATAGGAAATGATCACATAGAAGCCACTACTGAAAGTTACAAAGTAGAAAAGCTTAATGATTTAATGGTACGATTGATAGAGCAGTATGCAGGTGTGCAAACTGCTGTTTAAGAGTAGTGTTTTTTTTGTGGATGATTAATAGCGCACTGTGTGAAGCAGTGCGCTATTTCTTTATATAGACTGCAAGTATAAGTACTCTACTTTCTCTCGTGCCCATGGAGTTCTTCTCAGAAACTTTAAGCTAGACTTGATGGAAGGATCTTTCTTAAAACAATTAATATCTACCTGCAAACTCATTTCTTTCCAGCCATATTTTTCAACTAGAAATTCAAGTATATCTGCAAGCTTTACACCGTGCAGCGGATTGTTAGGTTGTGCTTTTTTCTCTTCCATAGGCAGCAAAGATAAAAGAAACTATTGTCTAAAGAGATTTACCGTTACCGTAGCGGCTTCTGTGTTTGGAAACTTAGCACTTAAGGTTTCATCTCTCTTCATTCCAATAGCGGCAAGGGTATCATGAAAGACTGGCACTTCTACAATATATTGATCAGAATATCCGTGTGTAGCATCATATGCCGTAACTGCTGTGCGTCCTATATTACGAGCGGCTACTGCTGGAGGAATACTGTGTAGTTCTATAAGTAATAACCCATGTTTCCCTACGTAAGGTGACCACTTACTAAAGTGAGCGGCAAGAGATGCTTCCACAACATTGTTAGATAGTCGTTTTCCTTCATATGAAAATGCTCCCGTTGAGGTGCTTGCATGCTCTAGCTTTTTCTCAGGGGCTTTCCAAACACGATTGTGGTCTAAGAAGGAGCGTACATTTAATAAATCGCCCAGCGTGATATTATACTCCTCTTGTAAATCTGACGCTAGTCTTTCTGGATCGCCTATATCTCCCCACATTACTTTTGCCCAGATTTCAGATTGTATTACATTTTGCTTAGTAATGTCTATGGCGGCTTGGTTGTAGTCTGCTCCTACTAGAATGAGTGGGTATTCATCTAGATGTTTACCACGTAATGTATGACGCTCGATGAGGTTGTAAAGGTGAATTAAAAACGCACCATTACCACAGCCCATA
The genomic region above belongs to Dokdonia sp. Dokd-P16 and contains:
- the mazG gene encoding nucleoside triphosphate pyrophosphohydrolase, producing the protein MNTRETQLKAFDRLLTIMDELRVGCPWDKKQTMESLRHLTIEETYELGDAILDNDLEEVKKELGDLLLHIVFYAKIGSETKDFDIADVANSISDKLVSRHPHIYGDVDVADAKEVERNWEKLKLKEGKKSVLEGVPKGLPALVKASRIQDKVAGVGFDWEEPQQVFEKVQEELEELQHEVNENNQEKIEAEFGDVLFSMINYARFLKVDPESALERTNKKFIKRFQYLEGKAKELGKDFSDMTLAEMDAFWEEAKKL
- a CDS encoding 2,3,4,5-tetrahydropyridine-2,6-dicarboxylate N-succinyltransferase: MTQLRNIIEEAWEDRSLLTNPVTINAIREVVDMLDRGTLRVAEPTEDGWQVNEWVKKAVVLYFPIQKMETLEAGIFEYHDKIPLKRDFANRGIRVVPNAVARHGAYISKGVILMPSYVNIGAYVDEGTMVDTWATVGSCAQIGKNVHLSGGVGIGGVLEPLQASPVIIEDGAFIGSRCIVVEGVHVEKEAVLGANVVLTMSTKIIDVTGDEPVEMKGRVPARSVVIPGSYTKKFAAGEYQVPCALIIGKRKESTNKKTSLNDALREYDVAV
- a CDS encoding Stealth CR1 domain-containing protein, translating into MTTEQTNDMNIDAVITWVNGDDLTWQYKINSYLDTKIDFSKKAESTRYNAIGEVQIAIASIIKFAPFIKNIYVVTDNQVPQDFEDLSIKAQKQGVNLKIIDHTVIFKDYEEALPSFNSISIEIMLYRIPNLSEHFVVFNDDFFLMRATAPEDFFINGMPVLRGSWEKFNEDRTLKVYYQKLLKLIGKEPDPNRPSFKRLQQQSAMLAGTKKYVRRYHTPMSVRKSTLVNYFNEHEDLLKKNISYRFRDKSQFLLSSLSEHLEIKKGTFHYSKDTQLTYFRSYKKPSSVKKKLAQFIDDPSKIFVTFQSLEKADPALLIYIKDWISARLTS
- the ruvX gene encoding Holliday junction resolvase RuvX → MARIIAIDYGTKRTGIAVTDELQMIASGLTTVETKDIFIFLKKYLSEEKVEAMVIGEPKRMNNEASDVEVDIVRFRESVEKKHPELTIIRQDERFTSKMAFQTMLDSGIGKKKRQNKALVDQISATIILQDYLYNK
- a CDS encoding VF530 family DNA-binding protein, which gives rise to MEEKKAQPNNPLHGVKLADILEFLVEKYGWKEMSLQVDINCFKKDPSIKSSLKFLRRTPWAREKVEYLYLQSI
- a CDS encoding vWA domain-containing protein; its protein translation is MKTLTTFITLLLLTIGVQAQEITISGNVSNDSEPLPGANVLIKNSKIGVVSDFDGNYEIKAAATDTLVFTYVGYNSKEVPVNSQTTINVILEYSSELDEVVVTAMGVRREKKVLGYAVSTVSSKLEGKVAGIHITDGKPSPGISQNDPAYGQLTAGELNDVEKYAEFVKIYNSGEAKEIAKKWEFNHKGRTDIQVTDISGLPVANVGVAIYKNNNLLMKGLTDASGMSMLFKGKNNPTDTYLVQLYYSGNIEGKKISRNQKQVSFVINEHQASNAIDILFAVDATGSMGDEIAYLKSELKNIMSRIDASVEQKRVALTVYRDHGDDYVTRAIDFSSDVNEVKDFLSAQHAAGGGDYEEAVEEALKVSLSQSWNKKAKARILFLMLDAPPHFNQENVAMIKSQIAKAREQGIKIIPVVASGANKEVEFLMRSFSVSTSGTFVFLTDDSGIGNDHIEATTESYKVEKLNDLMVRLIEQYAGVQTAV
- a CDS encoding DUF5606 domain-containing protein → MSLDKVIAIAGKPGIYELKQQTRSGFVAESLVDGKRITVGIRHNVSVLSEIAIYTLSEEKPLREVLQAIKDKENGAPTINHKVSKDELEEFFFNVIPDYDEDRVYASDIKKVVQWYNILQAKDMLNFDAPAAPAAASEEEE
- the def gene encoding peptide deformylase produces the protein MIIPIVAYGDPVLKKKAKDITPEYPKFSELIENMYDTMYEAHGVGLAAPQIGLPIRVFLVDTTPFAEDESYTPEEQEQLANFKKTFVNAEILEEEGEEWAFSEGCLSIPGINEDVFRKPKVTIRYQDENFKEYTETYDGLIARVIQHEYDHIEGVLFTDKLSSLKKRLIKGKLVNISKGKCNAEYRMRFPAASKKR